A window of Cohnella herbarum contains these coding sequences:
- a CDS encoding 2-hydroxyacid dehydrogenase: MKPKVYVTRQLPEEVLAIIHQSCDARAWEDIDLPVPRDVLEREITDVEGLYCLLTDQVDKALLERAPRLKVISNMAVGYNNIDVEEATRRGIMVTNTPGVLTETTADLTFALLMATARRLPEASEYLRKGSWQTWSPMLLTGQDVYGATLGIIGMGRIGEALVKRAHGFNMNLLYYNRTRKPEVEEAYDIRYTDMDELLSVSDFVCVLIPYSTETRDLIGAKELRQMKPTAVLINTARGGIVNEEALYEALRVGTIWAAGLDVFDREPVAPDHPLLTLPNLVSLPHIGSASVATRMKMSRLAADQLIDAIYGRRPANLVNPSTWGG, encoded by the coding sequence ATGAAGCCAAAAGTATACGTGACAAGGCAGCTACCTGAGGAAGTTCTTGCAATTATTCATCAATCTTGCGATGCACGCGCGTGGGAAGACATCGATTTGCCGGTGCCGCGGGATGTTTTGGAGCGGGAGATTACCGATGTCGAAGGCTTGTATTGCTTGTTGACCGATCAGGTAGACAAAGCTCTATTGGAACGGGCTCCCCGTCTAAAGGTGATCAGCAATATGGCGGTTGGTTACAATAACATTGATGTGGAAGAGGCAACGCGGCGTGGCATTATGGTCACCAATACGCCGGGTGTCCTGACCGAAACCACGGCAGACCTCACATTTGCTCTGTTAATGGCTACCGCACGGCGATTGCCGGAGGCATCGGAATATTTGCGCAAGGGGAGCTGGCAGACTTGGTCGCCCATGTTGCTGACGGGTCAGGATGTGTACGGCGCCACCCTAGGTATTATCGGGATGGGGCGAATCGGAGAAGCGCTAGTTAAGCGGGCGCATGGATTCAACATGAATTTGCTTTATTACAATCGTACGCGAAAGCCTGAGGTAGAAGAAGCTTACGATATCCGGTACACCGACATGGATGAACTGCTCAGCGTCTCAGACTTTGTCTGTGTCCTGATCCCCTATTCCACGGAGACAAGGGATTTAATTGGCGCGAAAGAGTTGCGTCAGATGAAACCGACAGCCGTGCTTATCAATACAGCTCGCGGCGGTATTGTCAACGAAGAGGCCTTGTATGAGGCGCTGCGAGTGGGTACGATCTGGGCTGCCGGTCTAGACGTGTTTGATCGCGAGCCGGTTGCTCCCGACCATCCTTTGTTGACTTTGCCGAACTTGGTCAGTTTACCGCATATCGGAAGCGCCAGCGTTGCAACTCGTATGAAGATGTCGAGATTAGCGGCCGATCAGTTGATTGACGCGATTTACGGTCGTCGACCGGCAAATCTGGTGAACCCTTCCACATGGGGAGGTTGA
- a CDS encoding HpcH/HpaI aldolase family protein → MNSKQLMAELKNGRRVYGTLIVSTSPRWPQEVSKLDMDFVFLDSEHMALDRNMLSWMCQTYKALDLAPIVRIPSPDPYHASMALDGGASGIIAPYIETAEQVKALRAAVKLRPLKGQIARQRAERQGQPSDPAELDLNEYIQEYNESNLLIVNIESVPALQALDDILAVDQLDAVLIGPHDLSCSLGVPEQYRHPIFVEAVETIIRKARAAGVAAGIHYFFGIDQEIEWAKAGLNLLIHASDLTAFMARMSDEIAEIKLALGDPTREMQNRINI, encoded by the coding sequence ATGAACAGCAAACAGCTGATGGCTGAACTGAAAAACGGAAGGCGCGTGTACGGCACGTTAATCGTATCGACTTCTCCCAGATGGCCTCAAGAAGTGAGTAAGCTGGATATGGATTTCGTCTTTCTCGACTCCGAGCATATGGCGCTGGATCGCAATATGCTGTCCTGGATGTGCCAAACCTACAAGGCGCTGGATTTGGCGCCGATTGTGCGCATTCCTTCACCGGATCCCTATCATGCGAGTATGGCGCTTGACGGCGGGGCTTCGGGGATTATCGCTCCTTACATTGAGACGGCTGAGCAAGTCAAGGCGCTCAGGGCGGCGGTCAAGCTCAGGCCATTAAAAGGTCAGATTGCCAGACAGCGGGCTGAACGACAAGGTCAACCCTCCGATCCTGCGGAATTGGATTTGAATGAATATATTCAGGAGTACAATGAATCCAACCTGCTTATCGTGAATATCGAAAGCGTCCCGGCGCTGCAGGCGCTTGACGACATTCTTGCCGTAGATCAACTGGACGCGGTTCTCATCGGTCCGCATGACTTATCCTGTAGTCTGGGAGTACCGGAACAGTATCGTCATCCGATCTTCGTGGAGGCTGTCGAAACGATTATTAGGAAAGCGAGAGCGGCAGGGGTTGCTGCGGGAATTCACTACTTTTTTGGAATTGATCAGGAAATCGAGTGGGCGAAGGCTGGCTTGAATCTGCTTATTCACGCTTCGGATCTGACGGCCTTTATGGCGCGCATGTCAGACGAGATTGCAGAGATTAAACTAGCGCTGGGCGATCCGACTCGGGAAATGCAAAATCGCATCAATATATAA